The DNA segment ACCGGATCTTGCGACCGTTCCCATCACGACTAAATCGACATCTTTCTCCTCCACGAACTCCGGCACGACTTCGACGACGTCTCCGTTTAGGAAGTGCACGTTTTTGTTGTTGCCATCGTTTTGCTTCAAGAACTTTTCCATCAGGTCTTTGTGGTAAGCGAGCTGCCGATCACGATAGGCATCGACTTGATCGGGTTTCAACCGCGTCCGAAGCAGCGGTTCGTCTTGCAGTTTCCAAGCATGCAGCAAGGAAAACTTGCAATCGAACTGCTCCGCAATGGCCCGGGAGGTTTCGTAAATGTTTTGGTTTAGTGCTTTGTTCGTGTCGTCGTCTTGTGCGGTGTCCAGACAAGCGGCGATGTGTCGAGGTTTTGAGGGTGCCTTTTCAGCGACCAACCATACCGTTGCAGGACAAGTTGCCAGCAGGCGCCGGGCGGTACGTCCGTAGTTGTTGGAAGTACGGCTGTTCGCTCCCTTGGTAACCGCGAGGACCAAATCATGATCTTCACGGAGCACTTCACGCACGATTTCGACGGAGGCTTTACCCGTAAACAGTTTGGTGCGAACTTCAATATCGGCTTTCCGAGCAATCGCCGCTAATTCGTCTAACTTGTTTTCTTTTTCTTTTCGGACAAGGTCGTGCAGATAGTCTAGGTCGTTGGTTACCTGTTTGGCGATCCAAGACTGTTCGGGCAGAATGTCCACGATCGTTAGCGAGGCACCGTTTCGCTTGGCGATTTCGACTGCGTCATCGACGACTGGGTGTTTGTCCAACCGTGTGTCCGTGGCCACCAAAATCTTCTTAAAGCGTTTCATCAGTCCGTACTCTCGCAATAGTGTGGGCATTGTCCGCCGGTGGATAACGCAATGGGTGTGCCATCGGGCGAGGTTCGGGGAGGAATGTCTGTCTAGCCGGGAATACGTTCGAAATTCAGCCAATGGAGATCCCAGAGGAGGTCGAATGTGCGAGATAGTTTGTTGGGTGTGCCAGGACGCACGTTCGTGCCGCTATCGCACGCAACACGATTGCTTTCCCAAATCAATCGCATTGCAGGCAGCAGGCTTTCGGCGGTAACGATGCCGAAGTTTCGGTTGGCATCCGAGTTGCTTTGCAAACGACCGAGCGTTCGGTGGGACGCTGGTTGTTTGATTCTCCATGACAAAGGCAATGGCATGTCCGTTGAACTGAAGGAAGTCCAGGAAGGGAACCTTTTAGAGATACGCGTTACAGGAAAGCTTGACCGAGCTGCCTACGATTTATTCACTCCTTCTGTTGAGCGTCAGATCGCGGAATACGGCAAGGTTCGAATCCTGTTCGAAATGCACGACTTCCACGGTTGGGAAACCGCGGCCCTGTGGGAAGACATGAAGTTCGACATGAAGCACTTCAACGATATTGAACGTCTAGCGATTGTGGGTGATAAGAAGTGGGAAAAAGGGATGGCTGTTTTTTGCAAACCGTTTACGACGGCGAAGGTTCGCTACTTTGACACGAGCGAAATCGATGAAGCTCGAGTTTGGTTGGCAGAATAATAATGTCTGAAAACCGACGGAGCATCTATCCCTTTTTCGATCACTTGCCGGTCGATATTGAGGGTGTCGAAACGCTTGCCGATTTGGCTTTGGACCTGCGGTCCACCTGGAACCACGCGACCGATGAGATCTGGAGTCGACTGGACCCGGAGCTTTGGTCGATTACGCATAATCCTTGGGTGGTCCTGCAAACGGTTTCGCAGCATCGAATTGAAGGCGTCCTAGAAGACGATGATTTTCGTCGGACCATCAAACGTTTGTCCGACGCTCGAAGGCAGAAGGAGGAAAAACCGGCGTGGTTTCAAAAGACCCACGCTGATTCCGACCTGTCGTGCGTCGCCTATTTCTGTATGGAATTCATGCTGAGTGAGTCGCTGCCGATCTATTCCGGTGGCCTAGGAAACGTCGCGGGAGACCAATTGAAGGCGGCCAGCGATTTAGGGCTGCCTGTCGTCGCGGTTGGCCTGCTGTACCAGCAAGGTTACTTTCGCCAATCGATCGATGAAGCGGGCCAACAGCATGCGCTCTATCCCTACAACGATCCCGGTCAGTTGCCGATTCGGCCGCTGCGGGGGCCCGATGGGGAATGGCTGCGATTGAAGGTCGAGTTGCCGGGGTACTCGGTTTGGTTACGAACCTGGCAGGTTCAGGTCGGACGCGTGAAACTGTACTTGCTGGACAGCAACGATGCCGCAAACTTTCCCGCACACCGCGGCATCACAAGTGAGCTCTACGG comes from the Roseimaritima multifibrata genome and includes:
- a CDS encoding universal stress protein, whose protein sequence is MPTLLREYGLMKRFKKILVATDTRLDKHPVVDDAVEIAKRNGASLTIVDILPEQSWIAKQVTNDLDYLHDLVRKEKENKLDELAAIARKADIEVRTKLFTGKASVEIVREVLREDHDLVLAVTKGANSRTSNNYGRTARRLLATCPATVWLVAEKAPSKPRHIAACLDTAQDDDTNKALNQNIYETSRAIAEQFDCKFSLLHAWKLQDEPLLRTRLKPDQVDAYRDRQLAYHKDLMEKFLKQNDGNNKNVHFLNGDVVEVVPEFVEEKDVDLVVMGTVARSGLLGLLMGNTAHSLLDHLDCSVMALKPPEFKTSIPM
- a CDS encoding SpoIIAA family protein, giving the protein MSVELKEVQEGNLLEIRVTGKLDRAAYDLFTPSVERQIAEYGKVRILFEMHDFHGWETAALWEDMKFDMKHFNDIERLAIVGDKKWEKGMAVFCKPFTTAKVRYFDTSEIDEARVWLAE